Proteins encoded within one genomic window of Flavobacterium sp. NG2:
- a CDS encoding two-component regulator propeller domain-containing protein, producing MHKVAALLFVFCFILTGFSQSEIYKFKHLSTREGLSQTSAITIIQDNLGQIWIGTRDGLNKYDGSKFTVYRHNRANPLSLSNSDIICLEQDSDGFIWVGTAVGLNKYNPKKDTFKSYFNSANSSSIQDNLIWTIKELSNKELWIGTPLGLSIYDKASDSFTSTLVDNAILSIFETKRGAVFVGTKNGLKQLISKTAKGYYFKTIKGTENLNVQEIIESPNGNLLLGTRVKSVVEYAIETGKVSPYFDEVKLKDKNRNVRKLLFDEKGKLWIGTYDGLQIADKNKDIRVIYSDIDDNETINDNFIKSLFKDRKGSIWVGTYHGGINLWDKSNINFINITQKPRKLGLSFKVVSSIVHHKKLLFFGTEGGGISIFNIDSKTFEYLNTKNTPALKSDNIKALYLTKDNNLWIGTFEDGFVVYNLDTKKFNATTLHPKLVSYLEGVGVYAIQQDTNGDMLLGTIGKGLIRYDVKNNIFSIIDSNSKPNGLLSNFIKSIRVDSKNNIWLSTNKGLNVVNTKGHIKDFFYNKKTQIGYSMTYVFEDSKGIIWTGTESDGLFKLVTNDFRPVDIKLESATSVIGIRSILEDNKGNFWISTVNQGIIYYNPLHNKVIANYTYKQGLASNHYNNNSSLRIGDSNFFFGGPAGAVYFDANKLVKNNYSPQVIITDFKVKNKSIAVNDQTELLSNTITFTKEIELSYEQGNFNISFAIPNFINRNSNHYEYRLKGLEKDWNQTSQNSVSYTIQNPGDYTFEIRGINNDGISNSVPTTLKIHVNPAPWRTWWAFMLYGIFIFGSLYYLLGILKSKAELKHQLDLEKLEAEQTKEVNKAKLEFFTNISHEFRTPLTLILGPLHQILENYSGNSKMYKKLKVIESSANHLLQLINRLMDFRKLENNLVKLETAEGNIVKFLKEIYLSFTEYAKDGNYDYSFETPSDEILVYYDRYKLERVFYNLISNAFRYTPKNGKIMIRIIEEKEKIVIQVEDSGVGVAKEYQDKIFERFFEVSINNKPDNDYNKGTGIGLSIAKNIVDLHKGKISVKSNTDGVGSIFSVELSLGREHLLDEEIIQDFKFSDDLSQYVDQLEEQAVIFENNFLEDLTSHEKQTILLVEDNKQLRKFMRDLLIENYNILEAENGKVAYKIAQQEQVDLIVSDVVMPIMTGTELCSLIKEDVRTSHIPLILLTSRSSLIYKLEGLESGADDYISKPFNVAEFKLRIHNLLTSISRLKQKMSSIDTVSSDGIVLSSLDEKLYKKALQIVENNIGNEQFDVHFFCEELGVSRTVLFKKIKAWTDFTPNDFVQHIRLKKGAQLLEQGKMNISQISYMLGFKNPKYFSKCFSKKFGKTPTEYVKTFLDS from the coding sequence ATGCATAAGGTCGCTGCTTTATTATTTGTTTTCTGTTTTATTTTGACTGGATTTTCGCAAAGCGAAATCTATAAATTCAAACATTTGTCTACTCGTGAAGGTTTGTCTCAAACTTCTGCAATAACCATTATTCAGGATAATCTAGGACAAATATGGATTGGAACTAGAGATGGATTGAATAAATATGATGGCTCTAAGTTTACTGTCTACAGGCATAATAGGGCAAATCCTTTATCTTTAAGTAACAGTGATATAATTTGTTTAGAGCAAGATAGTGATGGATTTATTTGGGTAGGTACTGCTGTAGGATTAAACAAGTATAATCCCAAAAAAGATACTTTTAAATCGTATTTCAATAGCGCGAATAGCTCTTCTATACAAGATAATCTTATATGGACTATCAAAGAATTATCCAATAAAGAATTATGGATAGGAACTCCTTTAGGGCTTTCGATTTATGATAAAGCTTCTGATTCATTTACATCAACCTTAGTTGACAATGCTATTTTGTCCATTTTTGAGACAAAAAGAGGAGCTGTTTTTGTCGGGACTAAAAATGGTTTAAAACAATTAATTTCTAAAACGGCAAAAGGATATTATTTTAAAACAATAAAGGGAACTGAAAATCTAAATGTACAGGAAATAATAGAAAGTCCTAATGGAAATTTGTTATTAGGCACAAGGGTTAAAAGTGTTGTAGAGTATGCTATAGAAACAGGAAAGGTATCCCCTTATTTTGATGAAGTTAAATTAAAAGATAAGAATAGAAATGTAAGGAAACTGCTTTTTGACGAAAAAGGTAAACTATGGATTGGTACTTATGATGGCCTTCAAATAGCTGATAAAAATAAAGATATAAGAGTAATTTATAGCGATATAGATGACAATGAGACTATCAATGATAATTTTATTAAATCATTATTTAAAGATCGTAAAGGGTCCATATGGGTAGGAACCTATCATGGGGGTATAAATCTTTGGGATAAATCAAATATTAATTTTATTAATATTACCCAAAAACCTAGGAAATTAGGACTCAGTTTTAAAGTAGTTAGCTCTATTGTACACCATAAGAAACTCTTGTTTTTTGGAACCGAAGGAGGAGGTATTTCAATTTTTAATATAGATTCTAAAACTTTCGAATATTTAAATACCAAAAATACACCTGCACTTAAAAGTGATAATATAAAAGCATTGTATTTAACGAAAGATAATAATCTTTGGATAGGAACTTTTGAAGATGGATTTGTAGTCTATAATTTGGATACCAAAAAATTTAATGCTACTACTTTACATCCAAAGTTAGTTTCATACCTAGAAGGTGTTGGTGTTTATGCTATTCAACAAGATACCAATGGAGATATGTTGCTAGGGACTATCGGCAAAGGTTTGATTCGATATGATGTCAAAAATAATATATTTTCAATAATTGACTCAAATAGTAAGCCTAATGGTCTATTGTCCAACTTTATAAAGTCAATAAGAGTTGATTCTAAAAATAATATTTGGTTAAGTACCAATAAAGGATTGAATGTAGTTAATACTAAAGGTCATATAAAAGATTTTTTTTATAATAAAAAAACACAAATAGGTTATAGTATGACCTATGTTTTTGAAGATTCCAAAGGCATTATTTGGACTGGTACTGAAAGTGATGGTCTTTTTAAGTTGGTTACTAATGACTTTAGACCTGTCGATATTAAACTTGAAAGTGCTACTTCAGTAATTGGTATAAGGAGTATTCTTGAAGATAATAAAGGTAATTTCTGGATTAGTACGGTCAATCAAGGAATAATTTACTACAATCCGTTACATAATAAAGTAATTGCAAACTATACTTATAAACAGGGTTTAGCAAGTAATCATTATAATAATAATTCAAGTTTACGTATTGGGGATTCTAATTTCTTTTTTGGAGGTCCCGCTGGAGCTGTTTATTTTGATGCAAATAAATTGGTGAAAAATAACTATTCCCCTCAAGTTATTATAACCGATTTTAAAGTGAAAAATAAATCGATTGCGGTGAATGATCAGACTGAGTTACTTTCAAATACAATAACATTTACAAAAGAGATTGAACTTTCATATGAGCAAGGTAATTTCAATATTTCGTTTGCTATTCCAAATTTTATTAATAGAAATAGTAACCACTATGAGTATCGTTTAAAAGGCTTGGAAAAAGATTGGAATCAAACTTCGCAAAACTCCGTTTCTTATACGATTCAAAATCCGGGTGATTATACTTTTGAAATTAGAGGAATTAATAACGATGGTATTTCAAATAGTGTTCCAACAACTTTAAAAATCCATGTAAATCCTGCTCCATGGCGTACATGGTGGGCTTTTATGTTGTATGGGATATTTATATTTGGAAGTTTGTATTATTTACTTGGTATTTTAAAGTCTAAAGCCGAACTCAAACATCAATTAGATTTAGAAAAATTAGAAGCTGAACAGACTAAAGAGGTAAATAAAGCCAAATTGGAGTTTTTTACTAATATCTCTCATGAATTCAGAACACCACTAACTCTAATTCTAGGGCCTTTACATCAAATATTAGAAAATTATAGTGGGAATAGTAAGATGTATAAAAAATTAAAGGTCATTGAAAGTAGCGCTAATCATTTACTGCAACTCATTAACCGTTTGATGGATTTTAGAAAGTTAGAAAATAATTTAGTAAAACTTGAAACTGCAGAAGGAAACATCGTTAAGTTTTTAAAAGAAATTTACCTCTCTTTTACAGAATATGCCAAGGACGGAAATTATGATTATAGTTTTGAAACTCCATCGGATGAAATCCTAGTATATTATGATCGATATAAATTAGAACGTGTATTTTATAATTTAATATCAAACGCCTTTAGATATACTCCTAAGAATGGTAAAATAATGATTAGGATTATTGAAGAAAAAGAAAAAATAGTTATTCAGGTTGAAGATTCCGGTGTAGGTGTTGCAAAAGAATATCAAGATAAAATTTTTGAGCGTTTCTTTGAAGTGTCAATAAATAACAAGCCTGATAATGATTATAATAAAGGAACAGGGATAGGTTTATCTATTGCTAAAAATATTGTTGATTTACACAAAGGTAAAATTTCAGTTAAAAGTAATACGGATGGTGTAGGTTCAATATTTTCGGTTGAACTCTCTCTTGGTCGTGAGCATTTGTTAGATGAAGAGATAATTCAGGATTTTAAATTTAGTGATGATTTATCACAGTATGTTGATCAATTAGAGGAACAAGCAGTGATTTTTGAAAATAATTTTTTAGAAGATCTGACTTCGCATGAGAAACAAACTATTCTTTTGGTTGAAGATAATAAACAACTGAGAAAATTCATGCGTGATTTATTGATTGAAAATTACAATATTTTGGAAGCCGAAAATGGTAAAGTAGCTTATAAAATTGCCCAACAAGAACAAGTAGACCTTATTGTCAGTGATGTTGTCATGCCGATAATGACAGGTACTGAGTTGTGTTCTTTAATTAAAGAAGATGTGCGAACCAGTCATATTCCTTTAATTTTATTAACCTCTCGTTCATCTTTAATTTATAAGTTAGAAGGTTTAGAAAGTGGTGCTGACGATTATATTAGTAAGCCTTTCAATGTCGCAGAATTCAAATTGCGAATCCATAACTTATTGACTTCTATCAGTCGTTTAAAACAAAAAATGTCTTCAATAGATACGGTTTCATCAGATGGCATAGTATTATCGTCTTTAGATGAAAAACTATACAAGAAAGCATTGCAAATCGTTGAAAATAACATTGGTAATGAGCAATTTGATGTTCATTTTTTCTGTGAAGAATTAGGAGTAAGTAGGACAGTGTTGTTTAAAAAAATCAAAGCTTGGACAGACTTTACTCCAAATGACTTTGTACAACACATAAGATTGAAAAAAGGTGCTCAACTTTTAGAGCAAGGTAAGATGAATATTTCTCAAATTAGTTATATGCTAGGTTTTAAAAACCCAAAATACTTTAGCAAATGCTTCAGTAAGAAATTTGGAAAAACCCCTACTGAATACGTTAAGACCTTTCTAGATTCCTAA
- a CDS encoding SusC/RagA family TonB-linked outer membrane protein has product MLKLIMKQKTKKKGSFLGLGLMLMLFFSISAFNLHAQDRISGVVKDETGFPLPGVNVVQKGTKKGVITDAQGKFSVQVTAGAKALLFTYIGFQAKEVAIGGSKTINVTLKESAEALEDVVIIGYQKVQREKVLGSITSVKAESIVQSAPIDVLQGVQGKVAGVQILSNNGPGEGFDIRIRGIGSINGSTSPLYVVDGQQTFNIDNLNASDIESFEILKDGATTAPYGAQGANGVVVITTKSGKKGDLKVDVTTITGANSLVGAVPVANAKQRVFMERVLDAGNTSLTRLDSLNLGYRQSPDNQKLITRTGFRYQTNVSLSGGGDKSKFYWNTGYLKQDGVVLNSDFKRISTRLKLDLTPTKKFSAGTVINMTFEETNGISSGAVLGNSLNRIPYITVYEPNGDLSPTPTNFNGSANPVQQLLLRKQNKRAYKFNIFNYAEYKILPQLTLKSTLGLNMSYTKEEMYAPKALLVGGGTTADSRSTAAERHALEYNVQQDNFLNFNQKWNKHSLSAFGGMQVQALRYEILGIDTALSNDLITTLNNSNLDFLTANRFSSSNALKDQTQNYDQGQFSLFTGFNYDFDSKYLVGATMRRDGSSKFGPSNKYGYFPSGSLGWRANKENFLKNVSTIDNLLIRASYGIVGNDRIRDFQYEDQLSPSGLYNGVLGVVPTVVGNSTIKWESTASSNIGLDLGMFKRRLNFSVDAWLKDTKDLLVETRLPQESGFSVIQENRGNIRNKGLDLSINGAIIKNKIFTWDAGFNIGFLENKVTKLNSPIINGVSRIVEGQPIGNFIGYKQNGIYQYDESNAYDPTSGARLYPNFDANGFFLGNYNTAAGQAYNGPIRQLVHETSGNVLKGGDYIWEDTNNDGKINTADTQILGNGIATTYGGLTQDFKYKNFTLGLLFDYSFGNEIYKRYDHNRNSFRATTITPAPDRIEQAWTQQGDIATYPIIAAGNNNGRPQNSFDYTADNTANSLYVEDGSFIKWRYIRMGYNFSKDAIKSFNIGLKAVSLNLQVNNILTWTNYSGYNPEFGSRDSVLQPSVDNLRYPSDREIILSLRVQF; this is encoded by the coding sequence ATGTTAAAGCTAATTATGAAACAAAAAACTAAAAAGAAAGGTAGTTTTTTAGGTTTAGGATTAATGTTGATGCTGTTTTTTTCAATTTCAGCGTTTAATCTTCATGCCCAGGACAGAATTTCGGGGGTTGTTAAGGACGAGACTGGTTTTCCGCTCCCAGGTGTAAATGTTGTGCAAAAAGGTACAAAAAAAGGAGTGATAACAGATGCGCAGGGAAAATTTTCTGTACAAGTTACCGCTGGAGCTAAGGCTTTATTGTTTACTTATATCGGTTTTCAAGCTAAAGAAGTAGCAATTGGAGGTAGTAAAACAATAAATGTTACTCTTAAAGAGTCAGCTGAAGCTTTAGAGGATGTTGTAATTATTGGATATCAAAAAGTACAAAGGGAAAAGGTATTAGGATCGATAACAAGTGTAAAAGCAGAATCGATTGTACAATCGGCACCTATTGATGTATTGCAAGGGGTACAAGGTAAAGTAGCCGGAGTCCAAATTTTATCAAACAATGGTCCTGGTGAAGGATTTGATATCAGAATTAGAGGTATTGGTTCTATTAATGGTTCTACTAGTCCTTTGTATGTGGTTGATGGACAACAAACTTTTAATATTGATAACTTAAATGCAAGTGATATTGAAAGTTTTGAGATTTTAAAAGATGGAGCGACAACAGCACCTTATGGAGCTCAAGGAGCCAATGGGGTTGTTGTAATTACGACAAAATCTGGTAAAAAAGGAGATCTTAAAGTGGATGTTACGACCATCACAGGGGCAAATTCTTTGGTTGGGGCTGTGCCAGTGGCTAATGCTAAACAAAGAGTTTTCATGGAAAGAGTTTTAGATGCAGGAAATACTTCCTTAACTAGACTGGATTCATTAAACTTAGGATACAGACAATCTCCTGATAACCAAAAATTAATCACAAGAACAGGTTTTAGATATCAAACCAATGTTTCATTGAGTGGTGGTGGTGATAAGTCTAAATTCTATTGGAATACAGGTTACTTAAAGCAAGACGGGGTAGTGCTTAATAGTGATTTTAAAAGAATTAGTACTCGTTTAAAATTGGATTTAACGCCTACTAAAAAGTTTAGTGCGGGTACTGTTATTAATATGACATTTGAAGAAACTAATGGAATTAGCTCTGGAGCGGTTTTAGGAAATTCATTAAATAGAATTCCTTATATCACCGTATATGAGCCAAATGGTGATCTATCTCCAACTCCAACAAATTTTAATGGTTCAGCTAATCCAGTACAACAATTGTTATTGCGTAAACAAAATAAGAGAGCTTATAAATTCAATATATTTAATTATGCGGAATACAAAATCTTACCTCAATTAACGCTTAAATCTACTTTAGGTTTAAACATGAGTTATACTAAAGAGGAAATGTATGCGCCTAAAGCACTTTTAGTAGGAGGAGGTACTACCGCTGACTCGCGTTCTACTGCGGCCGAAAGACATGCACTCGAATACAATGTACAACAAGATAATTTCTTGAATTTTAATCAAAAATGGAACAAACACAGTTTGTCTGCTTTTGGAGGTATGCAGGTACAAGCTTTAAGATATGAAATTTTAGGAATAGATACAGCTTTATCTAATGATTTGATTACGACTTTAAATAATTCAAATCTAGATTTTTTAACTGCTAATCGTTTTTCAAGTTCAAATGCGTTGAAAGATCAAACCCAAAACTATGATCAAGGTCAGTTCTCACTATTTACAGGTTTCAATTATGATTTTGATAGTAAATACTTAGTAGGGGCTACTATGCGTAGAGATGGTTCTTCTAAATTTGGTCCAAGTAATAAGTATGGTTATTTTCCTTCAGGATCTTTGGGTTGGAGAGCTAATAAAGAGAATTTTCTAAAAAATGTCTCCACTATTGATAACTTGTTAATTAGAGCGAGTTATGGTATTGTGGGTAATGACAGAATTAGAGATTTTCAATATGAAGATCAGTTATCGCCTAGCGGACTATACAATGGAGTACTGGGTGTTGTACCTACTGTAGTTGGAAACAGTACAATTAAATGGGAATCAACAGCTTCGTCAAATATTGGTTTGGATTTAGGAATGTTCAAGCGTAGATTGAATTTCTCTGTAGATGCGTGGCTTAAAGACACCAAAGATTTGTTGGTAGAAACACGTTTGCCTCAGGAATCTGGTTTTTCAGTAATACAAGAAAACCGTGGTAATATTAGAAATAAAGGTTTAGATTTATCTATAAACGGTGCTATTATTAAAAACAAAATTTTTACATGGGATGCAGGGTTTAATATCGGATTTTTAGAAAACAAGGTAACAAAGTTAAATTCACCTATTATTAATGGCGTTTCAAGAATTGTTGAAGGACAACCTATAGGTAATTTTATAGGATATAAACAAAATGGTATTTACCAATATGATGAATCCAATGCTTACGATCCAACTTCAGGAGCTCGTTTGTATCCAAATTTTGATGCCAACGGTTTCTTTTTAGGGAATTATAATACTGCTGCTGGTCAAGCTTATAATGGACCAATTAGGCAATTGGTACATGAGACCTCAGGAAATGTTCTTAAAGGGGGAGATTATATCTGGGAAGATACTAATAACGATGGTAAGATTAATACTGCTGATACGCAGATTTTAGGAAACGGTATCGCAACTACTTATGGAGGTTTAACTCAAGATTTTAAATACAAGAACTTCACTTTAGGATTGCTTTTTGATTATAGTTTTGGAAATGAGATTTACAAACGTTATGACCATAATAGAAACAGTTTTAGAGCTACTACTATTACTCCTGCTCCAGACCGTATTGAACAAGCATGGACACAACAAGGAGATATTGCTACCTATCCTATTATAGCAGCAGGAAATAATAATGGTAGACCACAAAACTCATTCGATTATACAGCTGACAATACTGCTAACAGCTTGTATGTCGAGGACGGAAGTTTTATCAAATGGAGGTACATCCGCATGGGGTATAACTTCTCTAAAGATGCTATCAAATCATTTAATATTGGCTTAAAAGCTGTATCATTAAATCTGCAGGTAAATAATATTTTGACTTGGACAAATTATTCTGGTTATAATCCAGAGTTTGGAAGTAGAGATAGTGTTTTACAACCAAGTGTGGATAACTTAAGATATCCAAGTGATAGAGAGATTATATTAAGTTTAAGAGTACAATTCTAA
- a CDS encoding RagB/SusD family nutrient uptake outer membrane protein, with amino-acid sequence MKIFKIKQAALLFAAVGMLYSCDDFVEVEGESFISTGTFYKDQSELDLALAGVYDGLQNAYSDANYVFGEFRADSFWPAPASTNVSRSSFHNSTMDVGDASLSWADFYKTIDRANRVIIGGEALQGADPNTLGQAYAIRSKVYFDLIRIWKNVPLFLEPIKTTADSYKPVTSYDVIMNTVVIPDLLKAEALMTTTASPFNFSKVSVLAHKAEVYMWLKQEGVAEKAIEDLISLKAHSLVTTPQAWQDLFYNQFPTTALPNAPGKVQTGTELMFSIRYDVADATVSKLWVSWVQGSIVTVISPSVENKWIERFPQDEVSWTTKYPTTPPVLSRTTTVGGVTTVTPLYGDWRQFASRQGGDFLIGMGSTAIGEARLHKWTKDRSGMQSNLDRSDVVMYRYADMILLLAEAKVKLNKPTEALALLNQIRTARKLPLVTVDDFGATKEQQINYILDERQFELMGEGKRWWDLIRNDKVFEYVNPILQSRGINAITPDRLYFPIYQTHIIESLNSYKQNTGWGS; translated from the coding sequence ATGAAAATATTTAAAATAAAACAAGCTGCACTTTTATTTGCAGCAGTAGGGATGCTTTATTCTTGCGATGATTTTGTGGAGGTAGAAGGAGAAAGTTTTATATCGACAGGTACTTTTTACAAAGATCAATCAGAGTTGGATTTAGCCTTAGCTGGAGTGTATGACGGATTGCAAAATGCGTATTCTGATGCCAATTATGTTTTTGGAGAGTTTAGAGCCGATAGTTTTTGGCCAGCGCCAGCAAGTACCAATGTTTCTAGGAGTTCTTTCCATAATAGTACGATGGACGTTGGTGATGCTTCCCTAAGTTGGGCCGATTTTTACAAAACCATTGATAGAGCAAACAGAGTGATTATAGGAGGAGAAGCTTTGCAAGGTGCTGATCCTAATACCTTAGGGCAAGCTTATGCGATTCGCTCTAAAGTGTACTTTGATTTGATTCGTATCTGGAAGAATGTTCCTTTGTTTTTAGAGCCTATCAAAACTACTGCTGATTCTTATAAACCAGTGACTTCTTATGATGTGATTATGAATACGGTGGTGATTCCTGATTTGCTTAAAGCGGAAGCTTTAATGACAACGACAGCTTCACCATTTAATTTTTCAAAGGTTAGTGTATTAGCTCATAAAGCTGAAGTGTATATGTGGTTAAAACAAGAGGGGGTGGCTGAGAAAGCTATTGAAGATTTAATAAGTTTGAAGGCACACAGTTTAGTTACCACTCCTCAAGCTTGGCAAGATTTATTTTACAACCAATTTCCTACCACCGCTTTGCCTAATGCTCCAGGTAAAGTGCAAACAGGTACTGAGTTGATGTTTTCTATCCGTTATGATGTAGCTGACGCAACAGTTTCTAAGTTATGGGTTTCTTGGGTACAAGGATCAATCGTTACAGTAATTTCACCATCAGTTGAAAATAAGTGGATTGAAAGATTTCCTCAAGATGAGGTTAGTTGGACAACAAAATACCCTACGACACCACCAGTGCTTAGTAGAACTACTACTGTAGGTGGTGTTACTACAGTAACACCTTTATACGGAGATTGGAGACAATTTGCTTCCAGACAAGGAGGAGACTTTTTGATTGGTATGGGATCAACAGCCATTGGTGAAGCTAGATTACACAAATGGACTAAAGATCGTTCTGGTATGCAAAGCAACTTAGATAGATCGGATGTGGTGATGTATCGTTATGCCGATATGATTTTATTGTTAGCAGAAGCTAAAGTAAAATTGAATAAACCAACAGAAGCACTTGCTTTATTGAACCAAATTCGTACAGCTAGAAAATTACCTTTGGTTACTGTTGATGATTTTGGAGCAACAAAAGAGCAACAAATCAACTATATCTTAGATGAGCGTCAATTTGAGTTAATGGGTGAAGGAAAACGTTGGTGGGATTTGATAAGAAATGATAAAGTTTTTGAGTATGTAAATCCTATTTTACAATCTAGAGGTATTAATGCAATTACACCAGACCGTTTGTATTTTCCAATTTATCAAACTCACATTATAGAGTCTTTGAACAGTTATAAACAAAACACAGGGTGGGGATCTTAA
- a CDS encoding fasciclin domain-containing protein: MKIKQNIKTYFTSLFAAVLVVSCNVPDDNTDVIHFVPGEVENPVTITQVIIKDPNFSTLEKLMRRIEKAATTPAGRILSNLNLPGNTTVFAPTDAAFDAFITANKITNIDNLPIATITNLVYNHLLTGKFLATDFTTGFISTQATRDAGTNLVNLSMYVNTASGVQLNGVSKVVSSNVSVNNGVIHTVDAVINVPTVKDLIALNPNTSRFSGAVTHADTGLATPVVGDALANTSNSVTAFVPTNAAIASLLLELDPTGATTTMQGLPSTQVANIVKINIVSTASSTVAISSKFFAARTNTKLQTLLSGTAGQVNFNGTTKKIVDPRLRTANITPLDIQGSNGVVHTVDKAMLPVLLAPVVVP; encoded by the coding sequence ATGAAAATAAAACAAAATATAAAAACGTATTTTACATCGCTATTTGCTGCTGTGCTCGTGGTGTCTTGTAATGTTCCTGATGATAATACGGATGTCATTCATTTTGTTCCTGGAGAAGTGGAGAACCCAGTAACCATCACACAAGTCATCATCAAAGATCCTAATTTTAGTACTTTAGAAAAATTGATGAGACGTATTGAAAAAGCGGCCACTACACCTGCAGGAAGAATTCTTTCTAACCTAAATTTACCAGGTAATACTACGGTTTTTGCACCTACTGATGCAGCTTTCGATGCTTTTATAACAGCTAACAAAATTACGAACATTGATAATTTGCCAATTGCTACTATAACTAATCTTGTGTACAATCATTTGTTGACAGGGAAGTTTTTGGCAACTGATTTTACTACTGGTTTCATTTCTACACAAGCAACTAGAGATGCTGGTACTAATTTAGTAAATTTGAGTATGTATGTGAATACAGCATCTGGAGTACAGTTAAATGGTGTTTCAAAAGTTGTGTCGTCGAATGTAAGTGTTAACAATGGAGTGATTCATACTGTTGATGCCGTGATTAATGTACCTACTGTTAAAGATTTAATTGCATTAAATCCTAATACTTCTAGATTCTCCGGAGCTGTTACTCATGCTGATACAGGTTTAGCAACCCCAGTTGTTGGTGATGCTCTTGCTAATACATCCAATTCTGTTACAGCTTTTGTGCCTACAAATGCAGCAATTGCTAGTTTGTTGTTAGAATTAGACCCTACAGGTGCTACAACTACTATGCAAGGTTTGCCTTCGACTCAAGTGGCTAATATTGTTAAGATAAATATTGTTAGCACGGCTTCGTCTACAGTAGCTATTAGTTCTAAGTTCTTTGCAGCTAGAACGAATACCAAATTGCAAACCCTACTTTCAGGTACTGCAGGGCAGGTAAACTTTAATGGAACAACTAAAAAAATTGTTGATCCAAGATTGCGTACTGCAAATATTACTCCTTTGGATATTCAAGGTTCAAATGGTGTTGTTCATACTGTTGATAAAGCAATGTTGCCAGTATTGTTAGCTCCAGTTGTTGTTCCTTAA